In Phlebotomus papatasi isolate M1 chromosome 1, Ppap_2.1, whole genome shotgun sequence, the following proteins share a genomic window:
- the LOC129798990 gene encoding uncharacterized protein LOC129798990: protein MKILMILGAIVAVAVAAPSVVDNQFEESNTLSQGARIVANCADSGDVTTCLSVKGIMALNRAARAQKIELLPGVTFNRNPSAMFRSAKSLSENEITANLPSGVQEKTGRLFDLTLEAASNFLTSHDLEIKLPAETTKNLARSIEEGRGKLKKLAGPLVLALGAKVVALLPLFLGGLVLLATKALVVAKVAFVLAAVLAVQKLLGSSGGFSGSGFNLLGKQSAGGNTQPSWSANSNNAGWTSGASQGWSSGASGNSYPYARSYDAQDLAYHGQIPEHIQ from the exons ATGAAGATCCTCATGATTCTTGGTGCCATTGTGGCTGTTGCTGTGGCAGCTCCCAGTGTTGTGGATAATCAGTTTGAGGAGAGCAACACCCTGAGCCAGGGAGCGCGAATTGTGGCCAATTGTGCAGACAGCGGGGATGTAACGACATGCCTATCCGTGAAAGGGATAATGGCACTTAATCGTGCTGCACGTGCTCAGAAGATTGAACTCCTGCCGGGAGTCACTTTCAATCG AAATCCCTCAGCAATGTTTCGCAGTGCTAAATCACTGTCGGAAAATGAAATCACTGCCAATTTGCCGAGTGGTGTGCAGGAAAAAACTGGGCGACTATTTGATCTCACTCTTGAGGCAGCTTCAAACTTCCTCACGAGTCACGATCTCGAAATCAAATTGCCAGCAGAGACCACGAAGAACTTGGCACGCTCCATTGAGGAAG GTCGAGGTAAGCTGAAGAAACTCGCTGGACCTCTGGTTTTAGCTCTTGGAGCTAAAGTTGTAGCCCTGCTTCCGCTCTTCCTGGGTGGTCTTGTCCTTTTGGCAACGAAAGCTCTCGTCGTAGCTAAGGTTGCCTTCGTCCTGGCCGCTGTCCTCGCTGTTCAGAAATTACTCGGAAGCAGTGGTGGCTTTAGCGGAAGTGGATTCAATCTCCTTGGAAAG CAATCAGCTGGTGGAAATACCCAACCAAGCTGGTCTGCAAACTCGAACAACGCGGGATGGACGTCTGGAGCATCTCAGGGTTGGTCTTCAGGAGCCTCTGGCAATTCTTATCCCTATGCCAGGAGCTACGATGCTCAGGATCTAGCCTACCATGGCCAAATACCTGAACACATCCAGTAA
- the LOC129798989 gene encoding uncharacterized protein LOC129798989 — MVGTMLGKLCNLLVISVTLFTCCLGVDVSDFKRSFSLDCDSQYNPMCLKMDIVAFIERLSANSELVLSPSVSIVKDTNANASRNAEIISELSRSFPNDPTKRMDGFLFSKLSDYLQSHTLRFRLWDNKSSLEDARDAFTGRKGKIGGKKGGLGGLLAAAMMMKGTMMALALGALAALAGKALMTGMMALMLSAIVGLKALASGGSKSTTYEIVAKPYYSNSHSSSHEEHHAGHGGGGHTGYGGYGRSINLVLPEHLKKP; from the exons ATGGTTGGAACAATGTTGGGGAAATTGTGCAATCTTCTTGTGATCAGTGTTACTCTCTTCACGTGCTGCCTTGGGGTGGACGTGTCGGATTTCAAGAGGAGTTTCTCCCTCGATTGTGACTCTCAGTACAACCCTATGTGCCTCAAAATGGATATTGTCGCCTTTATTGAACGTCTCTCGGCAAATTCTGAACTTGTCCTCTCACCAAGTGTCTCTATTGTCAAGGATACCAATGCTAATGCCTCAAGGAATGCCGAAATAATTTCTG agcttTCAAGGAGTTTTCCCAATGATCCTACAAAAAGGATGGATGGTTTCCTCTTCTCCAAATTGAGTGATTACCTTCAGTCTCATACCCTGAGATTTCGTCTCTGGGACAACAAATCCAGCCTCGAAGACGCCAGGGATGCCTTCACAGGACGCAAGGGAAAGATCGGTGGAAAGAAAGGCGGCCTTGGAGGTCTTCTTGCGGCAGCAATGATGATGAAAG GTACGATGATGGCTCTTGCGCTGGGAGCTTTGGCAGCACTGGCGGGCAAAGCTTTGATGACTGGTATGATGGCATTGATGTTGTCTGCGATCGTTGGTCTAAAGGCACTGGCATCTGGCGGAAGCAAGTCCACAACTTATGAGATCGTTGCCAAACCCTATTATTCCAATTCGCATTCTTCAAGTCATGAAGAACACCATGCCGGTCATGGTGGCGGAGGACACACAGGATACGGAGGATATGGACGATCAATCAACCTGGTACTTCCAGAACACCTCAAGAAACCATAA